Within the Halorhabdus rudnickae genome, the region ACCTGGAGACCGTCGTCGAGGAGACCGAGAAGCACGACCTCGACGTGGACGTGGACATGAGCGTGTTCGGGGAGGTCGACCGATGAGCGACGCCATCGACGCGGTCTTTGCCGAGGGCGAGCCCGCGTTCATCCCGTATCTCGTCGCTGGCGATCCCAACTACGAGGCCTCCCTCGAATACGTCGAGGCGCTGGAACGCGGCGGCGCAGACGTGATCGAACTCGGCCTTCCGTTCTCCGAGCCGATCGCCGAGGGATCGACGATCCAGGATGCGATCGTTCGATCCCTGGAAGCCGGAATGACGCCCGATCGATACTTCGATTTCGTCGAAGATCTGGACGTCAAAGCGCCGCTGGTCTGTATGACCTACTACAACCTGATCTACCAGTTTGGGTCCGAGCCAGGACCCGAGTCCTTCGTCGAACGAGCCGCCGAAGCCGGGATCGCGGGCCTGGTCGTTCCCGACCTCCCGGCCGAGGAGGCCGACCCACTCCGGGCGGCCTGTGACGAACACGGTCTCGACCTGATCTTCATCGTCGCGCCGACGACCGAGGGCGACCGCCTCGCGCGGATGATGGAGCGGGTCTCGGGGTACGTCTACGTCCAGGCACGGCTGGGGACGACTGGCGCGCGCGAGGACGTCAGCGATCAGACCGACGAGAGCCTCGCGCGACTCTCCGAGTGGGACGTCCCCAAAGCAGTCGGATTTGGGATCAAGACCGGCGCGCACGCCGAGCGGATCGTCTCGGCGGGCGCTGACGGCATCATCGTCGGCTCGGCGCTGGTCGACATCGTCGCCGAAGGGACGGACGGAGACGAGTCGACCGAGGCAGTCGCGGAGCGACTCGAAACCAGGGCCAGAGAGCTCAAGGAAGGTGCGCTCCGCGGCGCCGGCATCGCGACGCCGGAGTCTGGGGACTGAACGACGATAGCCGTCACGCCCCGGGACAGCCGCCGTCCCAGGTTTCGCCGGTGATTTCGGGGACATCGACGTAGGCTGGCTCACCGTAGTCCGTGTAGTCGATCATCACGTTCGCCGTCGCCTCGCCGCCGTTGCCCGAAATTTCGACTTGCAAGAGCGACCGAACCGGACGGGCGGTTTCCTGATCGACCCACAGCTTGGCGGTGATGTTCTCGACGGTGGCGTCAGTGTTCGCGAGGTCCGTCTGGCTCTTGCCGGGCAGCGATGACACCGTCTCCTGGGAGGGATAGGCGACGATGATTGACGTCTCCCGCCCGTTGATCGTCGCAGTACCGTCCCAGTAGACGTTCGTCCGTTCGAACAGCTCGACCTGCCGACCGAGCGACGTCAGCGTCAGCCACTCGACGTCGGTCGACTGGTTCTGTCGGCCCCACCCGGACCACGGGCTGGAACATTTCGTGTAGACCGTTCGATCGTCGAGATAGCTGGTCGCGGTCCGGCCGTCGGCAGTGGTGTTCATCCGCATCACTCGGGCTGTCCGGTTGACGACGCCGTCGCCGTCGATGGAGACCGTCCGGTCCCGTCCGTCGGCCGAGGCAGAGACGTCGCCGTCCATCGACATCCGGAGGGTAGAGACGTCGGCGAGTGCGTCGACAGTCTCGTTTCGAACCTCGAGGGCGCGGTCGTCGCTCGGCGGCGCGCTATCGCCGAGCATGCCACACCCTGCGAGGGCGATCAGGGTAACCAGGAGGGCAGCGGGGACCGCGCGGTGCATGCGTCCGGACGTGTTCAGACGGTGTCTAATAATCCTTGTGTGTCGAGTAGACAGGGATGACGCCGGGACCGGAACGCACATTACCGTCACTTGCCACACCATGACACAATGACTGCTGGCAAGCACGCACGTCTCGAACGTATCGGTACAGGGGGGCGACACCTCGTCGTCCCGATGGATCACGGCCTCACGATGGGTCCGGTAACGGGCCTCGTCGACCTAGAATCGACCGTCGCATCGATCACGCGCGGCGGCGCGGATGCCGTTCTCACCCAGAAGGGCGTCGCCGAGCGCGTCCACGGGAACTTGAATGGTGCGGGCTACGTCGTCCACCTCAACGGCTCGACGACGATCGGTCCCGACGAGAACGACAAGCGCCCGACCGGGACCGTCGATGATGCCGTGCGAGCGGGCGCCGACGCCGTCTCCTTTCACATCAACGTCGGCAGCACACACGAACCCGACCAGTTGACCCAGCTGTCCGAGGTCGCGAGCGAAGCCGATCGACTCGGCATGCCCGTGCTGGCGATGGCTTACGCCCGGGGACCGGGCGTCGAGGAATCGGATCCGACGGCACTCGCTCACGCCGTCCGGCTGGCGGAGGAGGTGGGCGCTGACGTGATCAAGACGGGCTACAGCGGTGATGCAGAGAGCTTCGAGACCGTCGCGGCCGCCGCGAGCAAGCCGGTCCTGATCGCGGGCGGGTCGCGCGGGACCGACCGTGAGACCCTGGCGATGGTCCGGGGGGCGATGGATGGCGGCGCCGCTGGCGTCTCGATGGGACGATCGATCTTCCAGCACGAGGACCCCGAGGCGATCACGCGCGCGGTCTCGGCAGTCATCCACGATGACGAGAGCGCGGACGCAGCCGCCGAACGGGCCGGACTCGCGATCGACGCCTGACTGACTGTTGGGGGAGACCCAGCGGAAACGAAGTGGGGCGTCGGTACAGTATCGTTTTGAACTGCGACGCGCGCCGATCAGTCTTCGGCAAGCAACACGTCAAGCGTCCCTTCGTCGACGTGTTCGTTCTCCCGACCGGCGATGTAGGTCTTGGCGGCCGCGACGACACGGCCGGTGTGGGGATCGCCGATCTCGGCGATATGATCCGATTCGAGCAGTTCGGCCGTCCAGAAACACTCCTCGTAGTCGATCTCGCCGCGGATCAGGCGCCGGCACAGCGCGACGAAGACGCTGTTCATCGCGTCGGAGACGTGGCTCGTCTCGAATCCAATGCTGTCGGCCAGTGCATCGACGTCGATCGGCTCGCGGACAGTTGTGGCCGCAAAGAAGACGGCCCCGGCGGCCAGTTCCGGCGCGGCGAAGGAGCCGTCTTCCTCCGGGCGGTAGTGTTCCAGGGTCCGGAGACTCTCCTCGCGGATCCGCTCGGAGAGGTCAAGATCCTCGATCAGAGACTCGACGACGTCTGCCGGGCTGCGCTGGGGGATCTCGACGTCGGCGTTCTCCCCGAGACGGCCGAGCCACTCATAAAGCGCCCGGGGTTCGAACTCCCGTTCGGCGGCGACGGTCGCCGGGTCAAGGGCACCGTCGTTGAGACGGCTGCTGGCGATCAGCGCGGCACCGGCGAACTCGGCGGCGTCCTCGACGGGCACGTCACCGGCAGCGTCGCTGACGAGTCCGCGTGCGAACAGCCGGAGCGACGCGTCGGTGTCCAGAATGTCTGCCAGCGCGTCGACTTCACCCTGGACGGCGTCGATCGTCAGATCCGCACCGAGTTCCTCCTGATCACCGGGGATCCAGGCGACGGTCTCGCCGGCACGCCTGGCCTCGATCTCGCCGTCCTCTGTGAGGGCCTCCAGCCGCCGAGCGACGGCATCCTCGTCCTCATCGAGGGTCTCGGCGACGGTCGCCGTCGTCGGGAGTTCGTCCGGGAACATCTCACGGACGGCGTCCATACACGCCGCCCGCGAGACTGCCGACGCACTCTCGGCCGTTCCGTCCCCGTTTGACTCCGCGGCGTCAGCTCCGGGGGCTGTCTCTTCAGCTGGGTCGTCGCTGGACGCCTCCCCGGCAGTCTCGGCGTCCCCGTTCGTGGCTGGCTCTTCGACGTTGGACTCCTCGGCTTCGAGAGACGGATCCTCCACGGACGAGGCCTGATAGTGCTCGGCACCCAGGGCCTCCTCGCCGAGGGCTTCCCGAAACGCCTTGTAGCGGTTCTTTATCGTGACGCCGCCAGCCGAACCGACATCGGCGATGTCGCTCGGGCCAAGCCCGTCGTCACCGTTTGCCTCCGCGGCGAGGACGAGCGCCGCACCGGCCGTCTCCCCTGGAGAGGATGCCTCGGCGACGACCCGCGGCGCCTCCCGGAAGGTGTCCCGGAGGATCCGCCTGGCGATCGTCCCCACTGCCTCAGGCAGGTCGAGCGCATCCACGTATTGCTCGACCAGGGCGTCGGGCTGTTCCGGGGGATGATCGATATCGAGTCGGTCGGCGACCGCCTCGATCTGCTCTGGCAAGCGTTCGGGATCGAGCCCAGTCTCCTCGGGATCGGCCAACAGTTCGACCCACGGCTCGACGATATCCCGGTCGGTGATCGGGAGCCCGTCCTCACGACAAGACAGCGCCAGTACCGCCGGTGCGATACGGTCGAGGTGGGCCGCATCGACGTTCGACTCGCCGCTGAGACGGTCGAGGCGGACGCGGGTGATCTGAAGTGTGCTGTCCGGGAGTTGTAGCCGTTCGGCGACTTCGTACAGCCGACTTTCGTAGGACTCGTTGCTTCCTGATTCTGCCATGCGAGGGGATTCTACGTCCACGCTCTTAACTGTTGGACGACTAGGATGGTGAACCGACGAGCGGACCGGTGGCCCCGACGCGACGGCTCGATCGCGTGATCCGCCACGTTCAAGCCGGGCCCCCGCGAGTGTCGAGATATGACACGCTCCGTGTGGCTCAAGGCCGACGACGCCGTCGGTGACTGGGAGGCGCGCAAGCGACGTATCACTGCAGGACTGGAGGCCGGCGTCGACTGGGTACTGGTCGACGAACGCGACGTCGATCGCGTCCGCGAACTCGGCGAGGTGAACGTTGCTGCCTTCACTGGCGACGACGTCCACGTCATGGAAGCCGAGGCAGCGGACGCTCCGACGGCCGACGCGGTGATCGTCGGCAAAGACGGCGAAGGTGACGGCACGGTCGATCTCCCCTCCGATTTCTCGGGATCAGCCGACCTCTCGGCACTCCGGAGCGGCGGCGCCGACGGCGGATACGTCCGGATCTTCGATCAGTCCTACGAGGCTTTCGCCGAAGCGATCGCCGGAGACGCCACCTACTCGATCGTTGTCTCCGAGGACTGGCAGATCATCCCCCTGGAGAACCTGATCGCCCGAGTCGGCGAGGAGACGACGCTGATCGCCGGCGTCCAGACCGCCGAAGACGCCCGCACTGCCTACGAGACCTTAGAGATCGGGGCCGACGCCGTCCTGCTCGACACTGACGACCCCGACGAGATCCGGGAGACCTGTGAGGTACGCGACGCCGTGGGACGAGAGACCCTGGACCTGCAGTACGCCACGATTACGGCGATCGAGCAGACCGGCTCGGCCGACCGAGTCTGTGTCGACACGGGGTCGATCATGGATCACGACGAGGGGATGCTCGTCGGCTCGATGGCCCGTGGACTGTTCTTCGTCCACGCCGAGACCGCCGAATCGCCGTACGTCGCCTCCCGTCCCTTCCGGGTCAACGCCGGGGCCGTCCACGCCTACGTCCGCACGCCCGGCGGGGAGACGAAATACCTCTCGGAGCTGTCCAGCGGCGACGAGGTCCAGGTCGTCGACGCGGACGGCAACACCCGCGAGGCGATCGTCGGCCGCGCGAAGATCGAGCAACGCCCCATGTTCCGGCTTCAGGCCGAGACCGAGGACGGGGATACGATCGAAACACTGCTGCAGAACGCCGAGACGATCAAGGTCGCCACCCCCGACGGACGGACGGCCGTGACTGACCTCGAAGCCGGCGACGAACTGCTGGTCTACCATGAAGACCAGGCACGGCACTTCGGTGAGGCTGTCGAGGAGAGTATCATCGAGAAGTAAAAGCCCAGCACAGGGAGCCATGGAACCGTTTCCAGGTAGTGGGTTCTAAGAGCCGATATTCCGACTGATTCGGGCAGTAACTCGACACGTCAAAGCGAGCGAGTGGCGCTGATGGAGCCGGTGTTCACCCCGCTTCCCCGCCGTTGAGGCGAATACAATCTCCGGCTGGATCCCGCGTATTCGATTGCACACCGTCTCAACCACCAATTCGGTCCACGAAACTGTTCAATTCTCAACGTGCACAGCTGAGAAGAAAAGATATTTTGATCGGCTCTACATCGAATCGTCCTGATGTCGGACGAACCGCCAGAATTTCTCGACCAGTTGATCGAAGCCGATCCGGAATTCGGTGAGCCAGTCGGAGAGGCGTTCGAACAGGCCCTCACTGACGGCGAACTCCCGCCCAAAACGAAGTTCCTGATCATGATGGCTCTTGACGCGGCGGCGGGCCACGAGGAGGGCGTCGAGAACCTCGCGGAGCAAGCACGTTCGGCAGGGGCCTCCGACGCGGAAATCTTGGAAACGATCGAGGTCGTGACGATGACGAATGGGTTTCAGGGGCTCGCGACCGGCAGTGCGGCCTTGCAGTAATAGGCACCATCCAATCTTCCTCATCTGTGCAGTGGCAAATACACGGGATTCTAGAATTGCGTGACGAATACCTTGACCCTTGCGGGCGGGGTAGAAGCCGACACTCTATTTTACCGTTCTATGACGCCCTGGCGTCGCATCGAAACGTGGTGACTCGGTTGAGGCGCTTTGCTTCCAAAACCGATTTTCAGAGCCCTGAACGTGTGTTCTCGTCTTCCGGCGTCCCGTCGAGTTCGGACCCACACCACGGACAGAAGGCGAGGTCCGTGTCTTCGAGTTCGTGCCCGCAGTGGGGGCACTGCTGGCCCGTCTCGACCGCGGTTCGGTTTTGGGCCTGGCGGGCGATGACGTAGGCGTCGAAGACGTTCAGCGTTCGCAACGCGAGAATGACAAGCGAGAGGTCCGTCGGCAGGTTCCGGCTGGCTGCCATCACTGCGTCGAACGTGACTTCCTGCGGGACGATCGATGGCGGGAGCAGAAAGGAAACGACCGCCACCATGAGCGCGAGCCACATCCCCATGCGGAGCCACTCCCGAAGGTACGCGTGGCCAAGGCCCGGAAAGAGCACCGAGAGCGCAGCCGCAACCCACGGTCGTCGACGCTTGTGTGTCTCGTTCACTGTCCGACTAGGGGCAGTCCGTGGACGTTAACCTTTCCAAGTCCCACCGGACGCCCGGTCACCCGATCCGGGCTCAGCACCGACCGCCTCGACTGCGATCAGACGCCGTTCAGCTCTGAGACGAGTTCGGCAAGCGTCGCCAGGTCGTACTGTCCGGGTGCTGTCGCCTCGGCCGGATCAACCGGCGCGTACCCGATCCGCGAGCCATAGAGCGGCGCGACCGCTCGGGAGTGCCGGCCCGCCTCGCCCATCGCCATCGTCGCGACGGTTTCTCCCTCAACGGTCGCCGCCCGTGTCGCCACCAGCAGGTCGAGCACGTCGTCGGGCGTCTCGGCCGTGACGGCGAGTTTGCCGACATCGCCGTACTCACAGGCCGTCCGGAGGGCAGCCTGCAACTCGCCCATCGGCGGCGTCCCCTCGAAGTCGTGCGTCGAGACGATCACACTGACGTCGTGTTCCCGAGCGGTCTCGATGACGCGATCGGCCGCGCCCTCGCGAGCGCTCTGTAGTTCCACGTCGACGGCGGCGACGGCATCGTCAGTGACCGCTGCCTCCAGGGCCGCCAGCCGACCATCCGCCTCGGCCTCCCCACCCTCCCACTCGGGGCGGTTGGTCACCAACAGCGGTAATTCGCCGCCGTAGTCCGACAACTGCGAAAGGGGGTCGGCCGCCATGTCCATCCGCAACTCGACCAGGTCGGCGTGCTCGCGGGCCGCCGGCTCGTCGTCCAGATCCGCCGTAGCAGCCGCCAGTCGAAACGACTCGAAGTTCATATCGGGCCTGGGTCGCCAGTTGGCAAAAACGCCCCGTCTCGATTATCTCCGAAATCTCTGTGCTTCGAGGCTCAGGGAGTTACCGCCCTCGACCAGTGTCACCGCTATCCGCTGTGACTGAATGGGACGTCTCTCTTCGACACCCATTACATCTATTACTCGTTGTTACATAGGTTTCGTCATGCCCATCGACATCAAACACTTCGAAGAACGTCCCATCGAGGAACTCAAGGCGGGTGGACGAACAAACGCGGAGGAAATCCTTTCCTTTCTCGCTTCGTCACCGGACCAAGCGTACACGCCAAAGGAGATCCACGAGGCCACTGGCGTCAAACGAGGGAGCGTCGGTGTCGTCCTCTCTCGTCTCGAGGGACGGGGACTCCTGAGACACCGGGGGGATTACTGGACGATTGCCGACGACGTGGACGTGGGAACGACGCTGAGTGCGATGTCGACCGCGCGGACGGCATCTGATCGCCTCGGATCGGAAGACCCCGACGAGTGGGGCCCCGGCGTAGACGAAAACGAGGGATGAGTCACGAACAGGGAGCGGTTTGGTGGGGGCCAGCACCACACAAAGCCGATCCGGCGTACCGCCCCTGGCTGGTTGTCAGCGATACCGCCCATCCGTTTGCGGACGTCGAGTCGATCGTCGTCGGGATGACGACCCAACGACATCCAGACGGGATTGTCGTCCCCGACGACGCGTGGATCCGGGGCGGATCAGAGAAACGTGCGTACATTTCACCATAGTACGTGATGACGATCAAGGACCGCGACCTCGAGGACCACCAGGGGACACTGACCCCTGCCTTGGTCACGGAAGCGATCGACGCACTCCAGCAGTATCTCCCTGCGCCCACCGGCTAAGTCGCCATCTCTGCTCGATGGGCGACAGCAGTCGCGCTACTTCGTCGAGAACTGCCGGCAGTGTTCACTCCTGCGCTTCGAGCGGTACGTGCATCGCCGCGTAGCCGTCCGCTGTCTCCCGTACCGACTCGACTGCGTACAGTCGCAACTCCCGCTCCTGTTTCGTCCGGACGGGCGTTTCGTAGTGCTCGTTCTCGTAGGCGAGATCCGCTCCCTCGGCCTCCTGTTCGGTGACCCACTCGCGGTGACGTTCGAGCCGTCGGGTCGCACGCTCGCGGGACCGTTCGGCAACCCCCTCGATACGGTCGTCGAACGTCGCCCGGAGGTCGGCGTCGCGTTCGTAGCCGACCGAGTTTCGACCGGCCAACAGTGTCGCGAGCGTCGTCGTCCCGGTCCCCCAGAAGGGATCGAGGACGGTGTCGCCGTAGACGGAAAACATCCGGATCAAGCGAAGCGGGATTTCGATCGGGAACGCGCCAGAACGGTCACGGACGCTCTCGGCGAGCGTCTGATCGGTCCCCCGAACGTCCCAGAGGTCGGAGAACCAGCGATTGCGCTCCTCCCAGAAATAGGCGCTCTCGTAGCGCGCCTCGTCGCGGGGCGGAAACGAACGACGTTCGCCGTTGCGAAAGAGCAGAATCGACTCGTGTTCGAGAGTCGGGTAGGCGTTCGGCGGAAGCATGCCCGATCCCATGAACTTCGCGGCGCTGTTGGCGGGTTTGCGCCAGACGACGTCCGGCAGCACGTCGAATCCCAGGTCACACATTCGATCCGTGATCTCGGCGGCGTTTGGGTACTGCTGGAAGCGCTCCAGCGTGCGCGTGGCGTCGCCGACGTTGATCGCAGCCATACCCCCGTCGACGAGCACGCGTCGGAGTTCCGTCCAGACCGTCCCGAGGAGGTCGTGCATCAGCTCGAAGGCCCGCTCGCCGTTCTCGGCGGCGAGCGCGTCGCCGATCGCGGGATCCTGTGCGGTGAAAGCGTCGTCCCACATCTCGATCATCGGATACGGCGGCGAGGTGACGACGAGGTCGACCGAGTCCGACGGGAGATCCAGCTCGCGGGCGTCCCCCGTGACGACCGCGTGGGTGGTTTCCATATCCGGGAGTAGTCCCGAGGAGTGACGTGGTTTGTGATCCGAACCGACGGTCGGATCGGTAGCGACCGGGACTGGGGACGAATCGACGTGACCGTCGAATCGAGTCGAAAAGAGACTGCGACAGACGGCCTACAAGGCAGCGAGGTTCACTGGTTCAGCATCGACTGCAGTTCGTTGACCTTCGCGGACTGTTGCTGGTTGGCGGCGGCGATGTCCTCGATCTCCTCGGCAACCTCTTCGGCAGTCTCTGCGGTCCGGTCGACCATACTGGCGACTTCCTCGGTGGAAGCGGCCTGATCGTCGGTGGCCTCGGCAACCTCCTGGGCACCCTCGGCGGCCTCGGTGACAGCCTGGTCGATCTTCTGGAGAATGTCGACGGTCTCGCCCACCTGATCGATCCCCGCCTCGACCTGTTCGTTGGCCTCTTCGATACTCTCGACGGTGCTTTCGGTGTCGGCCTTGATGTCGGCGACCATGGCCTCTATCTCCGTGGCGTTCTGCTGAGACTCCTCGGCGAGACTCTTGACCTCGTCGGCGACGACAGCAAAGCCCTCACCGGCCTCGCCGGCGCGGGCAGCCTCAATGGAGGCGTTCAGCGCCAGCATGTTCGTCTGGTCGGCGATGTCGTTGATCACCTCGACGATCTCGTCGATCTCGTCGATGCGCTCGCGCAACTGCTCGACGTCTGTCGAGACGTCCTTGTTCGCGTCGTCGACGGACTCCATGGCGTCGATCGCGTCGTCAGCGACGTCCCGTCCCTGGTCGGCCAGCTGGCTGGCCTGCTGGCTGACGGCCTTGACCTCGTTGGCGCTCGAGGCGACCTCCTCGACCGTCGCCGAGAGGTTCGACACCTCGCCGGCGACCTCTTGCATGTTTGTCGACTGTTCCTGAGCGAGGTCGGTGATCTGTTGGGAACTCCGCGAGACGTTCTCGGATGTCTGCAATAGCTCGTCGATCGCGCTCCCGAGTTCCGTCGAGGACACCGAACTGACGCCGTCGAGATCAGCGCCCGCGTTACCCGAATCTGATGCCATATACCTAAAGGAGTTCGTGCAGGCGGATTAAACGTGACCCTTCGGTTATCAGGTCTGATAGGATTCGGTGCTGGTCCGTAATCGGCCGGCCAGCTGCGAGCCCGATCAGGCCGCGGGGATCGACTGCTCGGCTTCCAGCAGTTCGTGATAGCGGTTGCGGATGGTGACCTCGGAGATGTCCGCGACCTCGCTGACGGCCGCCTGGGTCGTCTTCTCGTTGGTCAACAGGGAGGCGGCGTAGATCGCTGCCGCGGCGAGGCCGACGGGGCTCTTCCCGGAGTGGACGCCCTCCTCCTTGGCGTTCTGGAGGAGTTCACGGGCACGGCGCTCGGCCTCTTCGCTCAGTTCGAGATCGGACGTAAAGCGCGGGACGTAACTTTCGGGGTCGGCCGGCTTGACCTCGAGACCGAGTTCACGGACGACGTAGCGGTACGTCCGGGCGATTTCGTCTTTCTCGACGCGGGAGACCTCGGTCAGCTCGTCGAGGCTGCGCGGGACGCCAGCCTGGCGTGCGGCGGCGTATACCGAGGCCGTCGAGACACCCTCGATGGAACGACCGGGGAGCAAGTCCTCGTCGAGGGCGCGCCGATAGATGACCGAGGCCGTTTCGCGGACGCTCTCGGGCAGACCAAGCGCCGACGCCATGCGGTCGATCTCGCCTAAGGCCTGCTTGAGGTTGCGCTCCTTGGAGTCACGCGTCCGGAAGCGCTCGTTCCACTTCCGGAGGCGCTGCATCTTCTCGCGCTGGCGGGCACCCAGAGAGTTGCCGTAGGCGTCCTTGTCACGCCAGTCGATGTTGGTCGAGAGCCCCTTGTCGTGCATCATGTTGGTGGTGGGGGCGCCGACGCGTGATTTCTGGTCTTTCTCTTTGGCGTCGAAGGCGCGCCACTCCGGCCCGGGGTCAATCTCGTCTTCCTCGACCACCAGGCCACAGTCAGTACAGACGGTCTCGCCGCGTTCGGTGTCAGAAACGAGATTGCCGTCGCACTCCGGACAGGAGACGTCTGTCGATTCCTCTTGCTCTTCGGTCACTGCCGACGATTTCTCGAGTCGCGCTCGTGTGTTTGTTTCGCTCATGAGTGTGAAGACGAATACGATCCGGGCGGAGACGTCGAAAACCCGGGCGTTCGATCGGTGAACGATAGGTTATTCCGAAAACTGTAAAAGTGTTTTGGTACCCTACGAAGTCCCGGCGTTCTGGCGTCCCTGTATACTATTTGGGAACTATTCACACCCCCATTAAAGTATACAACAGTTCGGTTCACACCCCGCTCGCTCGTGGAGGGAGCTCTAGTACTCGGCGGGTCGAACGAACTCACCCCAAGTCGAGACGCCGAGCGCTCGCCCAGTAAGGACGCCAATTACTGGATCAGAGATACCCCTGGGGGACGGTCCGTCTCAGTCCTGACACGCGGCAGACTCGACGCTCCCCTCGGCCTCGGCGCTCTCCTCGACGGCGGTCGTCAGCGAGACGTTGAGCCAGGCCATCGAGACGAGACCACCGACAATCGTGACGGCGTTTTTCACCGCGTGATCGACGATCGCAACACCTAGCGCGACGGCTGCCCCGACCGGCGTGAGTCCGACGACGATCAGCGTGAACGCCCCCTCGTAGAGTCCGACGCCGCCCGGCGATAGCGGGAGCACCTTCGCGAGGTTGCCGACGCTGACGGCGAAGAAACAGACGACGCCGAGCGTGACGATCGACAGTGAGACGTCGAAGGCGGCGAAGACGACGATCGCCGTCACCACGTCGATGGTCCAGATCAGGACGCTGGAGGCCGCGACGCGGGCGAAAGCGCGTGAGTCGCTTGCAATCCGCTGGACATCCCCGACGAAGCTCTCGATGACGCCCGCCACGTACTCGGCGTAGGCGTCGTCACTGAGGCGGGTGAGGACGTCCCGAACGTAATTTTGCTCCGAGCGGGCCGTCAGGACAATCACGGCCGTCACGGCGATGGCCGCCAGTCCAACCCCGGCAGCGACGAGCAATCCGAGCCGGCCACTCTCACGGCCGTTCGTCAGTTCGGCACTCAACCCAGCGAGGCGAGCCGGATCGCCGACGGCCAGACCGACCAACATGACACCCGCCAGCGCGGCTATCGTCAGTAGGTCAAAAACGCGTTCGACTGCAAGCGACGCGAACCCGGACGGATACGGGATCGTTCGTCGGGCTTTCATCACGTACGCACGGATCCCGTCGCCCAGTCTGGCCGGGAACACGAGGTTGCCGGTCTGGCTGATGAAGATCGCTCCCGTCAGGAAGCCTACGTCCGAAGAAAACCCGAGTTCGGCGAGGATATCCCGGTAGCGATAGCCACGGAGCGGCCAGGAGGTCAGATAGACGAGTCCGGACAGGACGATCAACAGTGGGTCGGCCCCACGCATCTCCGCAAGGACTGTCGAAGGATCGAGATACACCGTCATCAGCGCCAGCGCGACGATGACCAGGACCGTCCC harbors:
- a CDS encoding flippase-like domain-containing protein, which gives rise to MESDVAVSVVLPAYNEEDTIERTVAETLDRLETFLPRGSFEVIVAEDGCADRTPEIATRLANEDDRVRHVHSDQRLGRGAALEYAFQRAEGETLVYFDTDLATDMAHLEELIESVRTEGYDVATGSRWLPDSQADRPKKRGIPSLGYNTLVRLFLRSDLQDHQCGFKAINREAFEALVDEVEDEHWFWDTELLVRAQRRGFDVTEFPVSWTPKGDSKVDLVRDVFGMGSQIMRTFWQLSVSPRITRTRSMAAGTVLVIVALALMTVYLDPSTVLAEMRGADPLLIVLSGLVYLTSWPLRGYRYRDILAELGFSSDVGFLTGAIFISQTGNLVFPARLGDGIRAYVMKARRTIPYPSGFASLAVERVFDLLTIAALAGVMLVGLAVGDPARLAGLSAELTNGRESGRLGLLVAAGVGLAAIAVTAVIVLTARSEQNYVRDVLTRLSDDAYAEYVAGVIESFVGDVQRIASDSRAFARVAASSVLIWTIDVVTAIVVFAAFDVSLSIVTLGVVCFFAVSVGNLAKVLPLSPGGVGLYEGAFTLIVVGLTPVGAAVALGVAIVDHAVKNAVTIVGGLVSMAWLNVSLTTAVEESAEAEGSVESAACQD
- a CDS encoding transcription initiation factor IIB translates to MSETNTRARLEKSSAVTEEQEESTDVSCPECDGNLVSDTERGETVCTDCGLVVEEDEIDPGPEWRAFDAKEKDQKSRVGAPTTNMMHDKGLSTNIDWRDKDAYGNSLGARQREKMQRLRKWNERFRTRDSKERNLKQALGEIDRMASALGLPESVRETASVIYRRALDEDLLPGRSIEGVSTASVYAAARQAGVPRSLDELTEVSRVEKDEIARTYRYVVRELGLEVKPADPESYVPRFTSDLELSEEAERRARELLQNAKEEGVHSGKSPVGLAAAAIYAASLLTNEKTTQAAVSEVADISEVTIRNRYHELLEAEQSIPAA